The following proteins come from a genomic window of Corallococcus sp. NCRR:
- a CDS encoding OmpA family protein, protein MFARRHHLGLGGLAVLCAFSAQAQSTIPGIELERLQLNPGMRDSLVLSTGDLLPEGQFRIGLTAHYENRPLVLVENDERQADIVSNRVTTHISAAYSLTNWLELGAQVPIVAQWGPETKGVGVSRPTTSALGTPWVQARVGFLSESRGGPLDLGLHLGVALPLGSKAALTRDEGFTFSPRLGAGKQLGGTFRVGADVGALVRTKTYALTPQTQPYLDEMGVELNGGVNLSAGLWGLREEVIVRGTIPTQDSPSSLEALLGLRVPTADGTEVYVMGGPGFGQTPGTPRFRVLAGVSFGTPPAPKGPVCIAGQPHVAAECPDLDADGDGVKNRDDACPTTAGLAQLQGCPDKDDDQDGIPNLQDQCPTQAENKNGFQDEDGCPDDPDSDGDGIVDSKDQCPKEPETFNRYKDQDGCPDVEPDRDGDGIVDRLDNCPDEPGTEANGGCKEAPVARIDSGSIRIMEAVFFENNKAVIQKRSNAVLDKVASILVSHPDIEKVRVEGHTDNTGKADYNLDLSQRRAEAVVDYLVSKGVQRERLEAKGYGPTQPIADNAKADGRAKNRRVEFKIVGEADGVQTAPASSSSPDTLRK, encoded by the coding sequence TTGTTCGCACGAAGGCATCACCTGGGGCTCGGAGGACTGGCGGTCCTCTGCGCCTTCAGCGCCCAGGCCCAGAGCACCATTCCGGGCATCGAATTGGAGCGCCTGCAGCTCAACCCCGGCATGCGCGACAGCCTCGTGCTGTCCACCGGCGACCTGCTCCCCGAGGGCCAGTTCCGCATCGGGTTGACCGCGCACTACGAGAACCGGCCCCTCGTCCTCGTGGAGAACGACGAGCGGCAGGCCGACATCGTCTCGAACCGCGTGACGACGCACATCAGCGCGGCATACTCGCTCACGAACTGGCTGGAGCTGGGCGCCCAGGTGCCCATCGTCGCCCAGTGGGGACCGGAGACCAAGGGCGTCGGCGTGTCCCGTCCCACCACCAGCGCGCTGGGCACGCCGTGGGTCCAGGCCCGCGTGGGCTTCCTGTCCGAGAGCCGGGGCGGGCCGCTGGATCTGGGCCTGCACCTGGGCGTGGCCCTGCCCCTGGGCAGCAAGGCCGCCCTCACCCGCGACGAGGGCTTCACCTTCTCCCCGCGCCTGGGCGCCGGCAAGCAGCTGGGCGGCACCTTCCGCGTGGGCGCGGACGTCGGCGCGCTCGTGCGCACGAAGACGTACGCGCTGACGCCGCAGACGCAGCCCTACCTGGACGAGATGGGCGTGGAGCTCAACGGCGGCGTCAACCTGTCCGCCGGCCTCTGGGGCCTGCGCGAAGAGGTCATCGTGCGCGGCACGATTCCCACCCAGGACTCGCCCAGCTCGCTGGAGGCGCTCCTGGGCCTGCGCGTCCCCACCGCGGACGGCACCGAGGTGTACGTCATGGGCGGCCCGGGCTTTGGCCAGACGCCGGGCACGCCGCGCTTCCGCGTGCTCGCCGGTGTGTCCTTCGGCACGCCGCCCGCGCCCAAGGGCCCCGTCTGTATCGCGGGCCAGCCGCACGTGGCCGCCGAGTGTCCCGACCTGGATGCCGACGGCGACGGCGTGAAGAACCGCGACGACGCGTGCCCCACGACGGCGGGCCTCGCGCAGCTCCAGGGCTGCCCGGACAAGGACGACGACCAGGACGGCATCCCCAATCTTCAGGACCAGTGCCCCACGCAGGCGGAGAACAAGAACGGCTTCCAGGACGAGGACGGCTGCCCGGACGACCCCGACTCCGACGGGGACGGCATCGTGGACTCCAAGGACCAGTGCCCCAAGGAGCCGGAGACGTTCAACCGCTACAAGGACCAGGACGGCTGCCCGGACGTGGAACCGGACCGCGACGGTGACGGCATCGTGGACCGCCTGGACAACTGCCCCGACGAGCCCGGCACCGAGGCCAACGGCGGCTGCAAGGAGGCGCCTGTCGCGCGCATCGACTCCGGCAGCATCCGCATCATGGAGGCCGTGTTCTTCGAGAACAACAAGGCCGTCATCCAGAAGCGCAGCAACGCGGTGCTCGACAAGGTCGCGTCCATCCTCGTGTCCCATCCGGACATCGAGAAGGTGCGCGTGGAGGGCCACACCGACAACACCGGCAAGGCCGACTACAACCTGGACCTGTCCCAGCGGCGCGCCGAGGCGGTGGTGGACTACCTCGTGAGCAAGGGCGTGCAGCGCGAGCGGTTGGAGGCGAAGGGCTACGGGCCCACGCAGCCCATCGCGGACAACGCGAAGGCGGACGGCCGCGCGAAGAACCGCCGCGTCGAGTTCAAGATCGTCGGAGAGGCCGATGGCGTGCAGACGGCGCCGGCCTCCTCCTCTTCCCCCGACACCCTTCGGAAGTAA
- a CDS encoding sigma 54-interacting transcriptional regulator: MPPKNPTDFSTTAVRTQGTPSQVAQVMPALTLIGHAQPQRIGERLLLDGLLSGERAVALSRNAPDFSRPGAVLALPLGDPFLSRTPVRFEAGADGSVRLRVPEGGTPVWVGNEPVRGGREFPLEALVAGVPLVLAGRVALLLHQATVRGAGAQAELAELGMVGDSEGIVRVREDVLRVADLQVPVLVRGETGTGKELVARALHARSPRRAGPFVSVNLGALSKDLIAAELFGVVRGAFTGAARDREGFFRAAHGGTLFLDEVAEAPPEVQAALLRVLETQEVYPVGAQTPVRVDVRLVTATDADLEARIQDGHFKAPLLHRLAGFEITVPPLRERREDIATLFLHFARQELESTGEAGRLSSSDARAEPWLPASLAARLVRSAWPGNVRQLRNVARQLVIGSRGLPGLRVDARLEQSLDADALPIPGRPLSEHAPSPASEDTPAPSETRAPARRKPSEVSEQEVLEALRACAWDLKATADWLGIPRSSVYVLIDKSSLLRTARDLSPEEITRCFHECEGDLDRMVQKLEVSRRALHRRVRELGLDAS, translated from the coding sequence ATGCCGCCCAAGAACCCCACGGATTTTTCCACGACCGCCGTCCGCACGCAGGGCACGCCTTCCCAGGTCGCCCAGGTGATGCCGGCGTTGACGCTCATTGGCCATGCCCAGCCCCAGCGCATCGGGGAGCGGCTGCTGCTGGACGGGTTGCTGTCCGGAGAGCGCGCGGTGGCGCTGTCGCGCAACGCGCCGGACTTCAGCCGTCCGGGCGCGGTGCTGGCGCTGCCCCTGGGGGACCCGTTCCTCAGCCGCACGCCGGTGCGCTTCGAGGCGGGGGCGGACGGGAGCGTGCGGCTGCGGGTGCCGGAGGGCGGGACGCCGGTGTGGGTGGGCAACGAGCCGGTGCGCGGCGGGCGGGAGTTCCCCCTGGAGGCGCTGGTGGCGGGCGTGCCGCTGGTGCTCGCCGGACGCGTGGCGCTGCTGCTGCACCAGGCCACCGTGCGCGGCGCGGGGGCCCAGGCGGAGCTGGCGGAGCTGGGCATGGTGGGCGACAGCGAGGGCATCGTCCGCGTGCGCGAGGACGTGCTGCGCGTGGCCGACCTCCAGGTGCCCGTGCTGGTGCGGGGCGAGACGGGCACGGGCAAGGAGCTGGTGGCGCGAGCGCTCCATGCGCGGAGCCCCCGCCGCGCGGGCCCCTTCGTCAGCGTCAACCTGGGCGCCCTGTCGAAGGACCTCATCGCCGCGGAGCTGTTCGGCGTGGTGCGGGGGGCGTTCACCGGCGCCGCGCGCGACCGGGAGGGCTTCTTCCGCGCCGCCCACGGCGGCACGCTCTTCCTGGATGAAGTGGCGGAGGCGCCTCCGGAGGTCCAGGCGGCGCTCCTGCGCGTGCTGGAGACGCAGGAGGTCTACCCCGTGGGCGCGCAGACGCCGGTCCGCGTGGACGTGCGGCTCGTCACCGCCACGGACGCGGACCTGGAGGCGCGCATCCAGGACGGCCACTTCAAGGCCCCGCTGCTGCACCGGCTGGCGGGCTTCGAAATCACCGTGCCCCCGCTGCGCGAGCGCCGCGAGGACATCGCGACGCTGTTCCTCCACTTCGCGCGCCAGGAGCTGGAGTCCACGGGCGAGGCGGGGCGGCTGAGCTCCTCCGACGCACGCGCGGAGCCGTGGCTGCCCGCGTCGCTGGCCGCGCGGCTGGTTCGCTCCGCGTGGCCCGGCAACGTGCGCCAGCTGCGCAACGTGGCGCGGCAGCTCGTGATTGGGAGCCGGGGCCTGCCCGGGCTGCGCGTGGATGCGCGGCTGGAGCAGTCGCTGGACGCCGACGCGCTGCCCATCCCCGGGCGCCCCCTGTCCGAGCACGCGCCCTCTCCTGCCTCGGAGGACACGCCCGCGCCTTCGGAGACGCGCGCCCCCGCGCGGCGCAAGCCTTCGGAGGTGAGCGAGCAGGAGGTGCTGGAGGCCCTGCGCGCCTGCGCGTGGGACCTGAAGGCCACGGCGGACTGGCTGGGCATCCCGCGCTCCTCCGTGTACGTGCTCATCGACAAGAGCTCGCTGCTGCGGACCGCGCGCGACCTGAGCCCGGAGGAGATCACCCGCTGCTTCCACGAGTGCGAGGGTGACCTGGACCGCATGGTGCAGAAGCTGGAGGTCTCCCGCCGCGCGCTCCATCGCCGCGTGCGGGAGCTGGGATTGGACGCGAGCTGA
- a CDS encoding DUF4215 domain-containing protein: protein MALRTGLHMLALCSLFLLAGCEARSSTAEPVLTSQSSALVGDGKLQPGEQCDDGNTVSGDGCSSTGTVEAGYLCHVPGNACSLASLCGNNTVNPGELCDDGNTTNDGNGCSATCDLSLCGNGTFDNRQYPSYAQEVCDDGNRFEGDGCSRQCEVEPGFACAGSPSRCVRAGVAVFNTGVDAQNRRLPTGAVDPHWFYAGTTTGADTGVRNANDWPLEMQTARFMAPQGAQTCVYQDFLIPSTTNISQFRLRLATFNDNQFDGARVNGVAITPVTVSEPPGQPWQKNIFREFGTQAAWHPGLNRIELCNENSASPPNAFRYLFVDAYDDRCGDGAISPREECDDGNTANNDGCSATCGIEPGYGCAGAPSTCAQTCGNGNLNPGEQCDDGNTTANDGCNASCRVEDGYACPAPGQACVASCGNGVINAGEQCDDGNVFSSDGCSAACRIETGYSCNGAPSVCAPLCGNGVINAGELCDDGNTNLNDGCSNACTLELGYACATPGQPCAQTCGNGNMDPGEQCDDGNLASGDGCATECRVEDGYACSTPSNGPSVCAQSCGNGTVDVNETCDDADQASGDGCSNGCRVEPGYSCSGQPSTCATLCGDGIRAGAEACDDGNAVAGDGCDATCAVEPGYSCPVPGTACLNTCGNGTVDVGETCDDGNTVTGDGCNATCAVEPGYSCNGAPSACGTTCGDGIRAGAEVCDDGNLAGGDTCSPRCLLEVGQACTASNVCEAYCDPVSQMCVADAPEPVTPAPVITGPTANSTVTTGTPPITGTSEPGAQVTVREGTTVVCTATTDANGNWTCTPTTPLVDGPHTVTATAKGPTSGTSFPSTAVPFVVDTEVPAPVITGPAANATVTTGTPAITGTGEPGAQVTVREGTTVLCTATVDAAGNWSCIPTTPLTDGPHSVTATAESPAGVTSPPSTAVPFVVDSVVPDNQAPDTSIVKGPEPTTSSRTADFEYASTEEGSTFECSLDGGAWGPCRDSYTVGNGDHVLRVRAVDGSGNTDETPAEYTWTVVNTRAFAGGGCSTAPDASWLALLGLMGVPRLRRRQRRAA, encoded by the coding sequence ATGGCCCTGCGCACGGGCCTGCACATGCTGGCCCTGTGTTCGCTGTTCCTCCTCGCCGGCTGCGAGGCGCGCTCCTCCACTGCGGAGCCCGTGCTCACGAGCCAGTCCTCCGCGCTCGTGGGGGACGGCAAGCTCCAGCCCGGCGAGCAGTGCGATGACGGCAACACGGTGAGCGGGGACGGCTGCTCGTCCACCGGCACCGTGGAGGCGGGCTACCTGTGCCACGTGCCCGGCAACGCGTGCTCGCTGGCCAGCCTGTGCGGCAACAACACGGTGAACCCCGGCGAGCTGTGCGACGACGGCAACACCACCAACGACGGCAACGGCTGTTCGGCCACGTGTGACTTGTCGCTGTGTGGCAACGGCACGTTCGACAACCGGCAGTACCCGTCCTACGCGCAGGAGGTCTGCGACGACGGCAACCGCTTCGAGGGCGACGGCTGCAGCCGCCAGTGCGAGGTGGAGCCCGGCTTCGCCTGCGCGGGCAGCCCCAGCCGCTGCGTGAGGGCGGGCGTGGCCGTGTTCAACACCGGCGTGGACGCGCAGAACCGCCGCCTGCCCACGGGCGCGGTGGATCCGCACTGGTTCTACGCCGGCACCACCACCGGCGCGGACACCGGCGTGCGCAACGCGAACGACTGGCCGCTGGAGATGCAGACCGCGCGCTTCATGGCGCCCCAGGGCGCGCAGACGTGCGTGTACCAGGACTTCCTCATCCCCTCGACGACGAACATCTCCCAGTTCCGCCTGCGCCTGGCCACCTTCAATGACAACCAGTTCGACGGCGCGCGGGTGAACGGCGTGGCCATCACGCCCGTCACCGTGAGCGAGCCGCCCGGCCAGCCCTGGCAGAAGAACATCTTCCGCGAGTTCGGCACCCAGGCGGCCTGGCACCCGGGCCTCAACCGCATCGAGCTGTGCAACGAGAACTCCGCCAGCCCGCCGAACGCCTTCCGCTACCTCTTCGTGGACGCCTACGACGACCGCTGCGGGGACGGCGCCATCTCCCCGCGCGAGGAGTGCGACGACGGCAACACCGCCAACAACGACGGTTGCAGCGCCACCTGCGGCATCGAGCCCGGCTACGGCTGCGCCGGCGCGCCCAGCACCTGCGCCCAGACGTGCGGCAACGGCAACCTGAACCCCGGCGAGCAGTGCGACGACGGCAACACCACCGCCAACGACGGCTGCAACGCCAGCTGCCGCGTGGAGGATGGTTATGCCTGCCCCGCGCCGGGCCAGGCCTGCGTGGCGTCCTGCGGCAACGGCGTCATCAACGCGGGTGAGCAGTGCGACGACGGCAACGTGTTCAGCTCGGATGGCTGCTCCGCGGCGTGCCGCATCGAGACGGGCTACTCCTGCAACGGCGCCCCGTCCGTCTGCGCCCCGCTGTGCGGCAACGGCGTCATCAACGCCGGTGAGCTGTGCGACGACGGCAACACGAACCTGAACGACGGCTGCTCCAACGCCTGCACCCTGGAGCTGGGCTACGCGTGCGCCACGCCGGGCCAGCCCTGCGCCCAGACGTGCGGCAACGGCAACATGGACCCGGGCGAGCAGTGCGATGACGGCAACCTGGCCTCCGGTGACGGCTGCGCCACCGAGTGCCGCGTGGAGGACGGCTACGCCTGCTCCACGCCGTCCAATGGCCCCTCCGTGTGCGCCCAGTCGTGCGGCAACGGCACCGTGGACGTGAACGAGACCTGCGACGACGCGGACCAGGCGTCCGGCGACGGCTGCTCCAACGGCTGCCGCGTGGAGCCGGGCTACAGCTGCTCGGGTCAGCCCAGCACCTGCGCCACCCTCTGCGGCGACGGCATCCGCGCGGGCGCCGAGGCGTGCGACGACGGCAATGCGGTGGCGGGCGACGGCTGCGACGCCACCTGCGCCGTGGAGCCGGGCTACAGCTGCCCCGTCCCTGGCACCGCGTGCCTCAACACCTGCGGCAACGGCACGGTGGACGTGGGCGAGACGTGCGACGACGGCAACACGGTGACGGGCGACGGCTGCAACGCCACCTGCGCCGTGGAGCCGGGCTACTCCTGCAACGGCGCGCCCAGCGCCTGCGGCACCACGTGCGGCGACGGCATCCGCGCGGGCGCCGAGGTGTGTGACGACGGCAACCTGGCGGGCGGCGACACCTGCTCGCCGCGCTGCCTGCTGGAGGTGGGCCAGGCGTGCACCGCGTCCAACGTCTGCGAGGCCTACTGCGACCCGGTCTCCCAGATGTGCGTGGCGGATGCGCCCGAGCCCGTGACGCCCGCTCCGGTCATCACCGGCCCCACGGCGAACAGCACGGTGACCACCGGCACGCCTCCCATCACCGGTACCAGCGAGCCTGGCGCGCAGGTGACGGTGCGCGAGGGCACCACCGTGGTCTGCACCGCCACGACGGACGCGAACGGCAACTGGACCTGCACGCCCACCACGCCGCTGGTGGACGGCCCGCATACGGTGACGGCCACGGCCAAGGGCCCCACGAGCGGCACCAGCTTCCCGTCCACCGCCGTCCCCTTCGTCGTGGACACGGAGGTCCCGGCCCCGGTCATCACCGGCCCGGCGGCGAACGCCACCGTGACCACCGGCACGCCCGCCATCACCGGCACCGGCGAGCCCGGCGCGCAGGTGACGGTGCGTGAAGGCACCACCGTCCTCTGCACCGCCACCGTGGACGCGGCCGGCAACTGGAGCTGCATCCCCACGACGCCGCTGACGGACGGTCCGCACTCCGTGACGGCCACGGCTGAATCGCCGGCGGGCGTCACCAGCCCTCCGTCCACCGCGGTCCCCTTCGTGGTGGACAGCGTGGTGCCGGACAACCAGGCCCCGGACACCTCCATCGTGAAGGGCCCGGAGCCGACCACCTCCAGCCGCACGGCGGACTTCGAGTACGCCTCCACGGAGGAGGGCTCCACGTTCGAGTGCAGCCTCGACGGTGGCGCCTGGGGGCCGTGCCGCGACAGCTACACGGTGGGCAACGGCGACCATGTCCTGCGCGTCCGCGCGGTGGATGGCAGCGGCAACACGGATGAGACCCCGGCGGAGTACACCTGGACGGTGGTGAACACGCGCGCCTTCGCGGGCGGCGGGTGCAGCACCGCGCCGGATGCCTCCTGGCTGGCCCTGCTGGGCCTGATGGGAGTGCCGAGACTGCGCCGCCGTCAGCGCCGCGCCGCATAG
- a CDS encoding HAD family hydrolase, translating to MTPSTSNITVFDAVLFDLDGVVIDTTELHYRVWEEFARERGYVPTREQLLATNGRRAGETLRAWFGAELDDEQVAALTDDRERAFHRLLDHEPVSPVPGVGAYLMSLKQAGVPWALGTSALARNAERALARVGLEHLFPVRVTSTDVSRGKPDPEVYLKASAALGVAPHACVVFEDAVAGLRAARAAGAACVAVATSFPREVLVRERPDWLVRDFRDLPQALRPGSHGFTGPTAPHP from the coding sequence ATGACTCCTTCGACCTCGAACATCACCGTCTTCGACGCCGTCCTCTTCGACCTGGATGGCGTGGTCATCGACACGACCGAGCTGCACTACCGCGTGTGGGAGGAGTTCGCCCGCGAGCGGGGCTACGTGCCCACGCGCGAGCAGTTGCTCGCCACCAACGGCCGGCGGGCCGGGGAGACGCTGCGCGCGTGGTTCGGAGCGGAGCTGGATGACGAGCAGGTGGCCGCGCTCACCGATGACCGGGAGCGGGCCTTCCACCGGCTGCTCGACCACGAGCCGGTGTCCCCCGTCCCTGGCGTGGGCGCCTACCTGATGTCGCTCAAGCAGGCGGGCGTGCCCTGGGCCCTGGGCACGAGCGCCCTGGCCCGGAACGCGGAGCGGGCCCTGGCGCGCGTGGGGCTGGAGCACCTGTTCCCCGTGCGGGTGACGTCCACGGATGTGTCGCGGGGCAAGCCGGATCCGGAGGTGTACCTCAAGGCCTCCGCCGCGCTGGGCGTCGCGCCGCACGCGTGCGTGGTGTTCGAGGACGCGGTGGCGGGGCTGCGGGCCGCGCGGGCCGCGGGCGCGGCGTGTGTCGCCGTCGCCACGTCGTTCCCGCGCGAGGTCCTGGTGCGCGAGCGGCCGGACTGGCTGGTGAGGGACTTCCGGGACCTGCCGCAGGCGCTGCGTCCCGGAAGCCACGGCTTCACGGGGCCGACGGCACCTCACCCGTGA
- a CDS encoding serine/threonine-protein kinase, protein MYEEEVLLALDEGLLSSEEAAALREEALRLKRRPLELLKERGRLTEDTLDLLRQDLARGTDRGEVPVQEAATLSTAVPSSLAVEGVPSFPVPGWDRYEPVRFLGQGGMGQVFLAYDPLLRRNVALKFVRDGDPELARRFLSEARAQARVRHERVCEVYEVGEVRGHAFIAMRYVEGPSLGQLSNSLTLEQRVWVLCQAAEGVHAAHRVGLVHRDLKPGNILVERTEDGGFLPFVMDFGLARDWREDSTTPNAVLGTPHYMPPEQARGEGHRLDRRADVYALGATLYALLTGQPPFTGGTEKEVLAKLQSEPPPRPRALEPDIPEDLEAVVLKCLEKERPLRYDSVRSFTDDLERFLSGEPVRARHGARYWLAKKVRKHRAALALGGTVVAVVAGALTQAQLARGEVAERERLARAFTERVERIESSARYSALSRLHDTRKDREALRASMAALEQEIARAGEQAVGPGEYALGRALFALDDLDGARARLESAWAHGYREPRVAWALAQTLGHLYREQLLLDVERRAPAQREARLKELNGRYRDPALAYLRQAEGPEVPAPPSFVKALFAFYEDRPEDALALLDAPGTQSPWFYEAPLLRGDILLARATRRWNGGDRAGSQADLALSREAYAAAVATAESQPGVHSVLGRLELAALVMELYGEGNILPHYERGLEALSHALAAAPDHARSLVLVARFHRRLAEQRTNQGGEGVEALLEKSLAALRTAEGVATPSERIPLERALTHRQWARYQQLHGEDPRGQLKLAIASFEQLRPEDRDYAFHANLGLTWQGQADAEAARGGDVLPLLDKAIAEYQAALQLSEQQPFSWINLGVAYRKRADAPNAPDATGDLRRANSALTRALSLNPDNFGACFNGAEVAEQLARARYLKGEDVSVDLERALTLYRQGLALNAKQPALHNALGSAVFWQAELRAEEGGDTKALLDEAKASFEKARALAPTQGFAFNNLGEWEVFRAELQLAKGEDPSAALRAAVEDYTEALKRLPDDADLLANLGKAWVRHAEWTLSQARDPAADLTKAETALNRAREQNPRLGNAWRYLAEASGIRARGMARGRGAADGGFTRAAQAFEEAMRLDPRLEYRLAAARLHGAWARWRIQEGQDAAAVLARGLALADTVVTARPRWSHAREVREGLLALRTGARAPSAEPVAGTPVP, encoded by the coding sequence ATGTACGAGGAGGAGGTCCTTCTCGCGCTGGACGAGGGGCTGCTGTCCTCCGAGGAGGCGGCCGCCCTGCGCGAGGAGGCCCTCCGCCTGAAACGCCGGCCCCTGGAGCTGCTCAAGGAGCGGGGCCGGCTGACGGAGGACACCCTGGACCTCTTGCGGCAGGACCTGGCTCGCGGCACGGACCGGGGGGAAGTCCCCGTCCAGGAGGCCGCCACGCTGTCCACGGCGGTGCCGTCCTCGCTGGCCGTGGAGGGCGTGCCCTCCTTTCCGGTGCCCGGGTGGGACCGCTACGAGCCCGTGCGCTTCCTGGGGCAGGGTGGCATGGGGCAGGTGTTCCTGGCCTACGACCCGCTCCTGCGCCGCAACGTGGCCCTCAAGTTCGTGCGCGACGGGGACCCGGAGCTGGCCCGCCGCTTCCTGTCCGAGGCCCGCGCCCAGGCCCGCGTGCGCCACGAGCGCGTGTGCGAGGTCTACGAAGTGGGCGAGGTGCGCGGGCACGCCTTCATCGCCATGCGCTACGTGGAGGGCCCGTCGCTGGGGCAACTCTCCAACTCGCTCACGCTGGAGCAGCGCGTCTGGGTGCTGTGCCAGGCCGCGGAGGGCGTGCACGCCGCGCACCGCGTGGGGCTGGTCCACCGCGACCTGAAGCCCGGCAACATCCTGGTGGAGCGCACGGAGGACGGAGGCTTCCTCCCCTTCGTGATGGACTTCGGCCTGGCGCGGGACTGGCGCGAGGACAGCACCACCCCGAACGCCGTGCTGGGCACGCCGCACTACATGCCGCCCGAGCAGGCCCGCGGTGAAGGCCACCGCCTGGACCGCCGCGCGGACGTCTACGCGCTGGGCGCGACACTGTATGCGCTGCTCACCGGGCAGCCCCCCTTCACCGGCGGGACGGAGAAGGAGGTGCTCGCGAAGCTCCAGTCGGAGCCGCCTCCGCGTCCGCGCGCGCTGGAGCCGGACATCCCGGAGGACCTGGAGGCCGTCGTCCTCAAGTGCCTGGAGAAGGAGCGGCCGCTCCGCTACGACTCCGTGCGCTCCTTCACGGACGACCTGGAGCGCTTCCTCTCCGGCGAGCCGGTGCGGGCCCGCCACGGCGCGCGCTACTGGCTGGCCAAGAAGGTCCGCAAGCACCGCGCGGCGCTGGCGCTGGGCGGCACGGTGGTGGCGGTGGTGGCCGGCGCGCTCACGCAGGCCCAGCTCGCGCGCGGCGAGGTGGCGGAACGCGAGCGGCTGGCCCGCGCCTTCACGGAGCGCGTGGAGCGCATCGAGTCCTCGGCGCGCTACTCCGCCCTGTCGCGCCTGCACGACACGCGCAAGGACCGCGAGGCGTTGCGCGCGAGCATGGCCGCGCTGGAGCAGGAGATTGCCCGCGCGGGTGAGCAGGCGGTGGGCCCCGGGGAGTACGCGCTGGGCCGCGCCCTGTTCGCGCTGGACGACCTGGATGGCGCGCGCGCGAGGCTGGAGTCCGCGTGGGCGCACGGCTACCGCGAGCCCCGCGTGGCGTGGGCGCTGGCGCAGACGCTGGGCCACCTCTACCGCGAGCAGCTGCTGCTGGACGTGGAGCGCCGTGCCCCCGCGCAGCGCGAGGCCCGCCTCAAGGAGTTGAACGGGCGCTACCGAGACCCCGCGCTCGCGTACCTGCGCCAGGCGGAGGGGCCGGAGGTCCCCGCGCCGCCGTCGTTCGTGAAGGCCCTGTTCGCCTTCTACGAGGACCGGCCGGAGGACGCGCTGGCGCTGCTGGACGCGCCGGGCACGCAGTCGCCTTGGTTCTACGAGGCGCCGCTCTTGCGCGGCGACATCCTGCTCGCGCGCGCCACGCGGCGCTGGAACGGCGGAGACCGCGCGGGCTCGCAGGCGGACCTGGCGCTGAGCCGCGAGGCGTACGCCGCCGCCGTCGCCACGGCGGAGAGCCAGCCCGGGGTGCACTCGGTGCTGGGGCGGCTGGAGCTGGCCGCGCTGGTGATGGAGCTGTACGGCGAGGGGAACATCCTGCCGCACTACGAGCGGGGCCTGGAGGCGCTGTCGCACGCGCTCGCCGCCGCGCCGGACCACGCCCGCTCGCTGGTGCTGGTGGCGCGCTTCCACCGCCGGCTCGCGGAGCAGCGCACGAACCAGGGCGGGGAGGGCGTGGAGGCGCTGCTGGAGAAGTCCCTGGCCGCGCTGCGCACCGCGGAAGGCGTGGCCACGCCGAGCGAACGCATCCCCCTGGAGCGGGCCCTGACGCATCGCCAGTGGGCGCGCTACCAGCAACTGCACGGAGAGGACCCGCGCGGGCAGTTGAAGCTCGCCATCGCCTCCTTCGAACAGCTGCGCCCGGAGGACCGCGACTACGCGTTCCACGCCAACCTGGGGCTCACGTGGCAGGGGCAGGCGGACGCGGAGGCCGCGCGCGGCGGAGACGTGCTGCCGCTGTTGGACAAGGCCATCGCCGAGTACCAGGCGGCGCTCCAACTGAGCGAGCAGCAGCCGTTCTCGTGGATCAACCTGGGCGTCGCGTACCGCAAGCGGGCGGACGCTCCGAACGCGCCGGATGCGACGGGTGACCTGCGCCGCGCGAACAGCGCGCTCACGCGGGCCCTGTCCCTCAACCCGGACAACTTCGGCGCGTGCTTCAACGGCGCGGAGGTGGCGGAGCAGCTCGCGCGAGCCCGCTACCTGAAGGGCGAGGACGTCAGTGTGGACCTGGAGCGCGCCCTGACGCTGTACCGGCAGGGGCTGGCGCTCAACGCGAAGCAGCCCGCGCTCCACAACGCGCTGGGCTCCGCGGTGTTCTGGCAGGCGGAGCTGCGCGCGGAGGAGGGCGGCGACACGAAGGCCCTGCTCGACGAGGCGAAGGCGTCCTTCGAGAAGGCCCGCGCCCTGGCGCCCACGCAGGGCTTCGCCTTCAACAACCTGGGCGAGTGGGAGGTCTTCCGCGCGGAGCTCCAACTCGCGAAGGGCGAGGACCCGAGCGCCGCGCTGCGCGCCGCGGTGGAGGACTACACGGAGGCGCTGAAGCGGCTGCCGGATGACGCGGATCTGCTGGCGAACCTGGGCAAGGCCTGGGTGCGCCACGCGGAGTGGACGCTGTCACAGGCGCGAGACCCGGCGGCGGACCTCACGAAGGCGGAGACCGCGCTGAACCGGGCCCGCGAGCAGAACCCGCGCCTGGGCAATGCCTGGCGCTACCTGGCGGAGGCCTCGGGCATCCGTGCACGCGGGATGGCGCGGGGCCGCGGCGCGGCGGACGGCGGGTTCACGCGCGCGGCGCAGGCCTTCGAGGAGGCGATGAGGCTCGACCCGAGGCTGGAGTACCGGCTCGCGGCGGCGCGGCTCCACGGCGCGTGGGCGCGGTGGCGCATCCAGGAAGGGCAGGACGCGGCGGCCGTGCTGGCGCGGGGGCTGGCGCTGGCCGACACGGTGGTGACGGCCCGTCCCCGGTGGAGCCATGCGCGCGAGGTGCGGGAGGGACTGCTGGCCCTCCGCACCGGGGCCCGTGCTCCGTCAGCGGAGCCCGTCGCTGGCACGCCCGTGCCCTGA